The Gammaproteobacteria bacterium DNA segment TTTCGATGGGCATGATTATGTTGGTCTGGCGGAAGAAAAAGGCGCGAGTGGTTTGATGGTTTCGCATCCGGTTAGCAGTCGTTTGCCGCAATTGATTGTGGCGGATACCCGGTTGGGACTGGGGCAATTGGCCGCAGCGCGGCGGTTGGCGTTTCGTGGAAAAGTGGTGGGCATTACCGGCAGTAACGGCAAAACGACAGTCAAGGGAATGGTGGCTGCGGTGTTGGGACGTAGCGGAACGGTGCTCGCTACCCAGGGAAATTTTAACAATGACATCGGCATGCCGCTGACCTTGCTCAAACTTGAGCATGAAGATGAGTTTGCTGTTATCGAAATGGGCGCGAACCATATTGGTGAAATTGATTATCTAACGCACATTTCACGTCCCGATGTGGCACTGATTACCTGTGCAGGTGCAGCACATCTTGAAGGTTTCGGCAGTCTGGATGGTGTAGCGAAAGGGAAGGGCGAAATTTATTCCGGGTTGATGGAGGGCGGTATTGCCATTGTCAATCGGGATGATCGTTATGCGGATTATTGGTTGGATCTGAACAAAGAACGAAATATCGTCTGCTTTGGTATGGACGAGCGCGCCGACGTGCGTGCAGTTGATATTTCGCAAGGAAGAGATGGCTCCATGTTTACGCTGCTGATTGGTGAAGAGCAGCTGCAAGTCCATCTGTCGCTGTTTGGCGAGCACAATGTGCG contains these protein-coding regions:
- a CDS encoding UDP-N-acetylmuramoyl-tripeptide--D-alanyl-D-alanine ligase; protein product: MISPLSRNTFKCAAQSLGIAEPSSDQSFSGVSTDTRTIQSGDLFVALKGPNFDGHDYVGLAEEKGASGLMVSHPVSSRLPQLIVADTRLGLGQLAAARRLAFRGKVVGITGSNGKTTVKGMVAAVLGRSGTVLATQGNFNNDIGMPLTLLKLEHEDEFAVIEMGANHIGEIDYLTHISRPDVALITCAGAAHLEGFGSLDGVAKGKGEIYSGLMEGGIAIVNRDDRYADYWLDLNKERNIVCFGMDERADVRAVDISQGRDGSMFTLLIGEEQLQVHLSLFGEHNVRNALAAAAVGYVLDVPLEEIKLALEAFDAVSGRLKLCSLASGASLLDDTYNANPDSFKAGINSLVAFAGRHVLVMGDMAEVGSGVEEAHREIGRFARTHGVEHLLSVGKYAALAAEGFGTGGQSFASQEELVKALGALLAPDVTILVKGSRSSRMERIVQSLLAQQQ